AGTCATGTTTCTAAAAGTCAGTCCGCCATCAATCCAAGAAGTATAAATCTCAGTAAGAACCGATTTTGTAAAAATCGAAGCATTTTCTTTATTGAAACTTCCTTTATAGCCAGGTTTTAAAATAGTGTTTTTAGAAGCATCAAATTCCTCGTTTGAACGGTACATTCCAACAGAACCTTCAACCAAAACTACATCGGTAACAGCATCTTCCGGATAATTTGAAACATTAAAATGTGTTCCTAAAACACGTACATTCAGTGCATCAGCATTTACAATAAAAGGATGTTTTTTATCTTTTGCGACATCAAAAAAAGCTTCTCCGTCTAGATAAACCTGACGATTTTCTCCAGCAATAAATTTTACAGGATATTTTAAAGTTGTTCCAGCGTTTAAATGAACCATAGTTCCGTCAGATAATTGCAGACGAAATTTTTTGCCAAATGGAATTTTAAGTGTGTTGTAAGCCAATTTATCAGAATCGGTTTGTTTTTCGTAAACTAATTTATCGCCGTTTTGATTTCCAATAATATTTCCTTTTTTATCATGAACCTGAACTTTTCCATTTTCAGAAATAACCTGAACACTTCCATCTTCCATTTGAAGCACAATGTCCGAACTTTTAAAATCGAATGGAACTTCTGCGCTCTTAGCAAAAAAGCCTTGTTTGTAAGCAAAACCAACACCCAAAAGAACTAAGACAGAAGCCGCAATAGAAATATATTTTCTATAATTAGATTTTCTTGGCTGTAATTCTATTACTGTTTCTTGTTCTTTTGCGGCAGATAAAATATTGTCGAAAATGGAATTAGCTTTTTGTTCGTCCATTTTTGGCATTTCGCCTAAAAGAATTTTCACTTCTTCTACTGTCGGAAAATCATCAGTTAGCTTATTATTGCGACAATAGGCAATAACTTCTTCTGTTTCTTCGGCAGTACATTGATTTAAAATAAATTTCTCTAAAAGCGTTTTTATTTCAGAATTTGAATTCATTAAGAATGTTTTTAGGTCCTGTGTTTCTATAATACAGCTGAAGTGAAGTCGAGTACTACTCAAACGTTATAAATTTTTAAATTTTAACATTTAAAACAGTCTTTTTGTTTTTATGTGTCTGATTTTTAATGATTTGGAAAGATGTTATTTTTTAAATAATTAATGATTAACCAGTTTTTGTCATCTAGAAGAATTTCCACAAAGAATAAAATTTATAGCCAAGCTTAGAAGTGCTAAAGTTTATTTAATTGCCACCAGTTTTAACTGGAGGTCATAAAATGTTTCATAATGATAGGCTTTAGCCAAAATAAATAGTTTGGCTAAAGCCTTTCGTGCGGTTTCCCTATAAACCTCCAGCTAAAGCAGGAGGCAATTGATTTTTTTAACCACAGATTAAAGTATTAAAAAGGGATTTTAATCAGTGGAAATCCTTTAATCTGTGGCTAAAAAAGATCAAAAGTTTTAATCAAAAAAAAATCACTCCGAAGAGTGATTTTAAGGGTAATATTTGTGGTTTTGGTTAGATAATTTCATCGTGAAGTTGAAAAAAACCGCGCATCGATTCGAGCGCTTTACTCATTTGGTTCCGGACTGTGTTTATCGAGATTCCGAGTTCCTCGCTTATTTCTTCATAGCTCATTCCTTTCTTTCGCGACATTTTGAAAATCTGCCGTCGTTTGGGCGGGAGCTGTTTTATAGCTTGTTTTCGAAGTTTTTTGCAATCGGCTTCCCGAACCGCATAATCTCCGTATTCATGTGATTTCTGACTTTCGTAGAAAACGGCTTCTTTCAATAAAATTTCATTCGCAGCCTTATTCAAAACATTGAAAGCCTGATTTCTGGCAATGGTAAAAATGTAGGCTTTAAAAGATTGATCTACATTCAAACTTTCGCGATTGAGCCAGACTTTCATAAAAACATCCTGAACATTTTCCTCAGCAGCTTCTTTTGATTTAAGAAGACTAACGCTGTATCCATAAATATCTTGGCGGTACATATCAAAAAGTTGGCGAAAGGCTTTTTCGTTTCCTTTTTTGAGTTCACTTACCAATAATTTTTCACTATGGTTGGCCGCTTCTAACAATTTAATTTGCGTTTATTTAATTCCAGTGGTATTAAACTATCAAAATGCGAGGTCTGATGTCTGACTTCTTCGCAAATATATAAAAATATTATTCGCAACAAATTATATATAAAAAAACTTAATTCGGATTTTTTGTTAGTTTTTTAAAGAAAGACATAAAAACTCTTGTTAAGTCGCGGTTACGCTCGTAAGTGTTATTTTGACGCTATTGATAAATAAATTTTGATTGTGAATTTGTCTTTTGAGAATATTCTTATTTCAGAAATATGGAATTCGAGCTTTTATTTCGATTTATTTCAAAAGAAAAATCCTTTCATCTTTAAAAGAAAAGACAAAAGGATTTTGTTATTTATAAATTCTAATTTGATCTATTTTACGAATTAGTTTTTCAGGTCTTTAATTACTTTAAAAGCTACATCAACTTGATCTTCTCCAACTAAGATTGTAAATTCATTTGAAGTAGAGATTACCTCATTGATAATGATTCCTTCCCAGGCCAAACGCTGGAAAATGAAATAGTAGATACCAGGAACAACAATATTTTCTTTTGGTAATTTTACAGTAATCGAAGCTAAATTATCTAATTTTTGGATTAATTTTTCTCTCATAAAGTGTTTCTCAACCAAGTGATTTACACTACTGCTCACTACGATATTCGTTTCATTTACTCCACGAGATGAGGTGTAAAAAATATCAGATAGAGCATTAATATCAGAGATCAAATCTGCTTGTTTGTTTAAGACAGTTTCAGATGCAGCAAAAGTGTAATCGGTAAGTTCCGAACGAACTGTGATTTCACCTATATTCTTAATTACTTTATTGATTTTGTGGTTTAGTTTAAAATCTAGTTCTTCCGTTAGTCGTTTTAAAGACATTACAACAGCGCCTTGTTTAACTTCTTTGCCAAACTCACTTTCTAATTCGGTCATAATATTTCGCGAAAGTGAAGTTAGGTTAATAATTCCGAGCGACAGGGCATTTAATAAAAATGGTTTTGTTTTAATGTAGTTTTCTACAATAGAAGAAACAGTTTTCATAATTCTTTTTTTTTTGGTAACAGTTGAGTTGGTAGTTAATTTAACATTGCGATGTTATAATTCTTTGCAAATATAAATAAAAAAACAAATTGTTACAATTATAACAATAAAAAAATATGTTAAAAGTGATAAAAAGCGTCGGTAAGATGTTCAATTGCAAATGATTCCCCGTTTTTATGGACGGCAACGATGTCAAAACGGATTTCTAAATCTTCCTGAAAATCCTTTTCCCTATCGTTTATGTAGGCATTTACTGCCTTAATGAGTAATTGAATTTTTTTGGACTTCACAAAATCTTGCGGAGAACCAAAATCTAAACTTGAACGAGTTTTAACTTCAACAATTGCCAAAACATTACCTTTTTGTGCAATTATATCTATTTCTGCCTTTTGTATAACAAAGTTTCGTTCTATAATTGAATATCCATTTTCTTCAAGATGTGCTGCAGCTAGATCTTCTCCTAA
The Flavobacterium humidisoli DNA segment above includes these coding regions:
- a CDS encoding RNA polymerase sigma factor — encoded protein: MLEAANHSEKLLVSELKKGNEKAFRQLFDMYRQDIYGYSVSLLKSKEAAEENVQDVFMKVWLNRESLNVDQSFKAYIFTIARNQAFNVLNKAANEILLKEAVFYESQKSHEYGDYAVREADCKKLRKQAIKQLPPKRRQIFKMSRKKGMSYEEISEELGISINTVRNQMSKALESMRGFFQLHDEII
- a CDS encoding YraN family protein, whose amino-acid sequence is MAEHNDLGKLGEDLAAAHLEENGYSIIERNFVIQKAEIDIIAQKGNVLAIVEVKTRSSLDFGSPQDFVKSKKIQLLIKAVNAYINDREKDFQEDLEIRFDIVAVHKNGESFAIEHLTDAFYHF
- a CDS encoding FecR family protein, whose translation is MNSNSEIKTLLEKFILNQCTAEETEEVIAYCRNNKLTDDFPTVEEVKILLGEMPKMDEQKANSIFDNILSAAKEQETVIELQPRKSNYRKYISIAASVLVLLGVGFAYKQGFFAKSAEVPFDFKSSDIVLQMEDGSVQVISENGKVQVHDKKGNIIGNQNGDKLVYEKQTDSDKLAYNTLKIPFGKKFRLQLSDGTMVHLNAGTTLKYPVKFIAGENRQVYLDGEAFFDVAKDKKHPFIVNADALNVRVLGTHFNVSNYPEDAVTDVVLVEGSVGMYRSNEEFDASKNTILKPGYKGSFNKENASIFTKSVLTEIYTSWIDGGLTFRNMTFKNIITKLERRYNVTIINKNEKLANEKFNASFKEESIENVMSYFNDVHGINYTIKNNQILIK